Proteins from a single region of Streptomyces glaucescens:
- a CDS encoding aldo/keto reductase: protein MASHNPARVTAADTYDSRFPASRERDGSDATNLVSRLALGAAALGNLYAEVTDEQAYATVAAAWRNGIRAFDTAPHYGLGLSERRLGAALREHPRTAYTVSTKVGRRLEPADGTGDDLAHGFAVPATHRRVWDFTADGIRRTLDASLERLGLDRVDTVYLHDPDDHAEQAFREGYPALERLRAEGVVGAIGAGMNQTAMLTRFVRDTDVDVVLCAGRYTLLDQSALTDLLPAARERGTAVVLGGPFNSGLLADPGPAATYDYRRAPADLLARALRLKALAGRHGTTLRAAALAFCAAHPAVTAVLVGARSAAEVDDCAEQLRGPVPAAFWQELRDTGLLPADAPVPGDGHP, encoded by the coding sequence ATGGCGTCCCACAACCCCGCCCGCGTCACCGCCGCCGACACCTACGACAGCCGCTTCCCCGCCTCGCGCGAACGGGACGGCTCCGACGCGACGAACCTCGTGAGCCGCCTCGCCCTCGGCGCGGCCGCCCTCGGCAACCTGTACGCCGAGGTCACCGACGAGCAGGCGTACGCCACCGTGGCCGCCGCCTGGCGCAACGGCATCCGCGCCTTCGACACCGCACCCCACTACGGCCTCGGCCTGTCCGAACGCCGCCTCGGCGCGGCGCTGCGCGAGCACCCCCGCACCGCCTACACCGTCTCCACCAAGGTCGGCCGGCGCCTGGAACCCGCCGACGGCACCGGCGACGACCTCGCGCACGGCTTCGCGGTGCCGGCCACCCACCGCCGCGTCTGGGACTTCACCGCGGACGGCATCCGCCGCACCCTCGACGCCAGCCTGGAACGGCTCGGCCTCGACCGCGTCGACACCGTCTACCTGCACGACCCCGACGACCACGCCGAGCAGGCCTTCCGCGAGGGCTACCCGGCGCTGGAGCGACTGCGCGCGGAAGGCGTCGTCGGGGCGATCGGCGCGGGCATGAACCAGACCGCGATGCTCACCCGCTTCGTCCGGGACACCGACGTGGACGTGGTGCTGTGCGCCGGCCGCTACACCCTCCTCGACCAGAGCGCCCTCACCGATCTGCTGCCCGCCGCGCGGGAACGCGGCACCGCCGTCGTCCTCGGCGGCCCCTTCAACTCGGGACTCCTCGCCGACCCCGGGCCCGCGGCGACCTACGACTACCGGCGGGCGCCCGCGGACCTGCTGGCGCGGGCCCTGCGGCTGAAGGCGCTCGCCGGGCGGCACGGCACCACCCTGCGCGCCGCCGCCCTGGCCTTCTGCGCCGCGCACCCGGCCGTCACCGCCGTCCTCGTCGGCGCCCGCTCCGCCGCCGAGGTCGACGACTGCGCCGAGCAGCTCCGCGGCCCCGTGCCGGCGGCCTTCTGGCAGGAACTGCGGGACACCGGCCTGCTGCCCGCCGACGCTCCCGTGCCCGGTGACGGCCACCCCTGA
- a CDS encoding lipase maturation factor family protein, which yields MDWFTASDYWLSRLVFQRALAAVYLVAFLTAALQFRALLGTRGMLPIPRFVARVPFRQAPSLFQLHYSDRFFAGCAWTGAAVSAALLAGLDGLLPLWAAMLLWLVPWLLYLSIVNVGQTWYGFGWESLLLETGFLAVFLGNDEVAPPVVVLFLLRWILFRVEFGAGLIKLRGDACWRKLTCLDHHHETQPMPGPLSWFFHRLPKPVHRVEVAANHVTQLAVPFLLFTPQPVATAAASLMIVTQLWLVLSGNFSWLNWITIVLALSAVRFPADPPPLPGAPLWYVVLVSAVAALLLFLSYRPVANMISPHQVMNRSFDPLHLVNTYGAFGSVSRVRYEVVIEGTADAVPREDSDWREYEFKGKPGDPRRWPRQFAPYHLRLDWMMWFAALSPAYAGPWFGALVERLLEDDRDTLGLLRRSPFPPGEPPRHIRARLFRYRYTTWRELRETGACWHRTYVREYLPPTRLAGTAHRP from the coding sequence GTGGACTGGTTCACCGCATCCGACTACTGGCTGAGCCGGCTGGTGTTCCAGCGGGCGCTGGCCGCCGTCTACCTGGTCGCGTTCCTCACCGCGGCCCTCCAGTTCCGGGCGCTGCTCGGCACCCGCGGGATGCTGCCGATCCCCCGGTTCGTCGCCCGGGTGCCCTTCCGGCAGGCGCCGAGCCTGTTCCAACTGCACTACTCCGACCGGTTCTTCGCCGGCTGCGCCTGGACGGGCGCCGCGGTGTCGGCGGCGCTGCTCGCCGGGCTCGACGGCCTGCTGCCGCTGTGGGCGGCGATGCTGCTGTGGCTGGTGCCGTGGCTGCTGTACCTGTCGATCGTCAACGTGGGCCAGACCTGGTACGGCTTCGGCTGGGAGTCCCTGCTGCTGGAGACGGGGTTCCTCGCGGTCTTCCTCGGCAACGACGAGGTGGCCCCGCCGGTCGTGGTGCTGTTCCTGCTGCGCTGGATCCTGTTCCGGGTGGAGTTCGGCGCGGGGCTGATCAAGCTGCGCGGGGACGCCTGCTGGCGCAAGCTGACCTGTCTCGACCACCATCACGAGACGCAGCCGATGCCGGGCCCGCTGAGCTGGTTCTTCCACCGTCTGCCGAAGCCGGTGCACCGGGTGGAGGTGGCCGCGAACCACGTCACCCAGCTCGCGGTGCCGTTCCTGCTGTTCACGCCGCAGCCGGTCGCCACGGCCGCCGCGTCCCTGATGATCGTCACCCAGCTGTGGCTGGTGCTGTCGGGCAACTTCTCCTGGCTGAACTGGATCACCATCGTGCTGGCGCTGTCCGCGGTGCGCTTCCCCGCCGACCCGCCGCCGCTGCCCGGGGCCCCGCTCTGGTACGTGGTCCTGGTGTCGGCGGTGGCCGCGCTGCTGCTGTTCCTGAGCTACCGCCCGGTGGCGAACATGATCTCCCCGCACCAGGTCATGAACCGGTCCTTCGACCCGCTCCACCTGGTGAACACCTACGGTGCGTTCGGCAGCGTCAGCCGGGTGCGCTACGAGGTGGTGATCGAGGGCACCGCGGACGCCGTGCCGCGGGAGGACTCCGACTGGCGGGAGTACGAGTTCAAGGGCAAGCCCGGCGACCCGCGGCGCTGGCCGCGCCAGTTCGCGCCGTACCACTTGCGGCTGGACTGGATGATGTGGTTCGCCGCGCTGTCGCCCGCCTACGCGGGGCCCTGGTTCGGCGCGCTGGTGGAGCGGCTGCTGGAGGACGACCGCGACACCCTCGGGCTGCTGCGCCGCTCCCCCTTCCCGCCCGGGGAGCCGCCCCGCCACATCCGCGCCCGGCTCTTCCGCTACCGGTACACCACCTGGCGGGAGCTGCGGGAGACCGGCGCCTGCTGGCACCGGACCTACGTGCGGGAGTACCTGCCGCCGACCCGGCTGGCCGGGACCGCCCACAGGCCGTGA
- a CDS encoding SpoIIE family protein phosphatase, translated as MVDRGASALSLPDDWPAHPDPILALNRMGSFDWDLDHGLFHMDAQAHEVFDLRPNEFDGHPESLSVRVPPDEALRLDALVAQAIKDGSENYGAYFRLRCRDGRLRWTHTQGYIRRDATGRPRRIVGIVRDATEELRELQTRGEPQGGPDRGRYDQGSVVQATTAALAHARTVQDVIDVLSYSDGVTRLGATSLVMGLVEAGRIRLIAEGPVEGRVPGTEVTRIDEPYPMSEVVRTLAPRFIESPEEFAAGYPILWPHITDLGITSAAYLPLIVQARPIGAMGLLYGDRRGFSPEERDVLVALGTSIAQSLQRAMFYEQERDLAAGLQQAMLPRTIPSVPGADVAVRYRSGSATGTLGRDIGGDWYDLIPLPGGRVGAVIGDVQGHDTHAAAVMGQLRIVLRAYAAEGHTPATVMARASVFLHELDTDRFATCLYAEADLTTGVVQVVRAGHIDPLLRAADGGCRRVSVEGGLPLGLSAEFGSLDYPVGTLELDPGHTLLLLTDGLVETPGADLDDGMQALTALVATGPPDVWKLADRLIQVAEERGGDDDVALLLLRRRGLDAPRAGGRLQQHVAPGDPEALTGARHMIRAAVRAWGAGDRADEIELVADELITNALMHTEGSAVVTLRVLTGAERRLRVEVEDSSSALPRRREAGESGVSGRGLLLVDLLTEMWGVEARGGGKCVWCEFTVPERAERH; from the coding sequence ATGGTTGATCGGGGAGCGAGCGCCCTGTCACTCCCGGACGACTGGCCCGCCCACCCGGACCCGATCCTGGCGCTCAACCGCATGGGCAGCTTCGACTGGGACCTGGACCACGGTCTGTTCCACATGGACGCCCAGGCCCACGAGGTCTTCGACCTGCGCCCGAACGAGTTCGACGGCCACCCCGAGTCCCTGTCCGTCCGGGTCCCGCCGGACGAGGCACTCCGCCTGGACGCCCTGGTCGCCCAGGCCATCAAGGACGGCAGCGAGAACTACGGCGCCTACTTCCGGCTCCGCTGCCGCGACGGCCGCCTGCGCTGGACCCACACGCAGGGCTACATCCGGCGCGACGCGACCGGCCGCCCGCGCCGGATCGTCGGCATCGTCCGGGACGCCACCGAGGAACTGCGCGAACTCCAGACCCGGGGGGAACCGCAGGGCGGCCCGGACCGCGGCCGGTACGACCAGGGCAGCGTCGTACAGGCCACCACGGCCGCCCTCGCCCACGCCCGCACCGTCCAGGACGTCATCGACGTGCTCAGCTACTCCGACGGCGTCACCCGTCTCGGCGCGACCAGCCTGGTCATGGGGCTGGTCGAGGCCGGACGGATCCGGCTGATCGCCGAGGGCCCCGTGGAAGGCCGGGTGCCCGGAACCGAGGTCACCCGGATCGACGAGCCGTACCCGATGAGCGAGGTCGTCCGCACGCTCGCCCCCCGCTTCATCGAGTCCCCGGAGGAGTTCGCGGCCGGCTACCCCATCCTGTGGCCGCACATCACCGACCTCGGCATCACCTCGGCCGCCTATCTGCCGCTGATCGTCCAGGCCCGCCCCATCGGCGCCATGGGCCTGCTCTACGGCGACCGGCGCGGCTTCAGCCCCGAGGAACGGGACGTCCTCGTGGCGCTCGGCACGAGCATCGCCCAGAGCCTGCAACGGGCCATGTTCTACGAGCAGGAGAGGGACCTCGCCGCCGGCCTCCAGCAGGCCATGCTGCCGCGCACCATCCCCAGCGTGCCCGGCGCCGACGTCGCCGTGCGCTACCGCTCAGGAAGCGCCACCGGCACCCTCGGCCGGGACATCGGCGGCGACTGGTACGACCTGATCCCGCTCCCCGGCGGCCGGGTCGGCGCCGTCATCGGCGACGTCCAGGGCCACGACACGCACGCGGCCGCGGTCATGGGCCAGCTGCGCATCGTGCTGCGCGCCTACGCCGCCGAGGGCCACACCCCGGCCACCGTGATGGCACGGGCCTCCGTCTTCCTGCACGAACTGGACACCGACCGCTTCGCGACCTGCCTGTACGCGGAGGCCGACCTCACCACCGGAGTGGTGCAGGTGGTGCGCGCCGGGCACATCGACCCCCTGCTGCGCGCCGCCGACGGCGGCTGCCGCCGGGTCTCCGTCGAGGGCGGGCTGCCGCTCGGCCTGTCCGCCGAGTTCGGCAGCCTCGACTACCCCGTCGGCACCCTCGAACTCGACCCCGGCCACACCCTGCTGCTGCTCACCGACGGCCTCGTCGAGACGCCGGGCGCCGACCTCGACGACGGGATGCAGGCCCTCACCGCACTGGTCGCCACCGGCCCGCCGGACGTCTGGAAACTCGCCGACCGGCTGATCCAGGTCGCCGAGGAGCGTGGCGGCGACGACGACGTGGCCCTGCTCCTGCTGCGCCGCCGCGGCCTGGACGCCCCCAGGGCCGGGGGCCGCCTCCAGCAGCATGTCGCCCCCGGCGACCCCGAGGCCCTGACCGGCGCCCGGCACATGATCCGCGCCGCCGTCCGCGCCTGGGGCGCCGGGGACCGGGCCGACGAGATCGAACTGGTCGCCGACGAGCTGATCACCAACGCCCTGATGCACACCGAGGGCTCCGCCGTCGTCACCCTCAGGGTCCTCACCGGCGCCGAACGCCGGCTGCGGGTCGAGGTCGAGGACTCCTCCAGCGCCCTCCCGCGCCGCCGGGAGGCCGGGGAGTCCGGGGTCTCCGGCCGCGGACTGCTCCTCGTCGACCTGCTGACCGAGATGTGGGGCGTGGAGGCGCGCGGCGGCGGCAAGTGCGTCTGGTGCGAGTTCACCGTGCCGGAGCGCGCCGAACGGCACTGA
- a CDS encoding Fpg/Nei family DNA glycosylase: MPELPEVEALKDFLTEHLTGHEIVRVLPVAISVLKTYDPPLTALQGREVTAVRRYGKFLALATDGGPHLVTHLARAGWLQWKDRLPDGPPRPGKGPLALRVALETGGGFDLTEAGTQKRLAVYVVRDPGEVPGVARLGPDPLADDFDEARLAVLLAGERRQLKGALRDQSLIAGIGNAYSDEILHAARMSPFKLAGALTAQETTRLYEALRTTLTDAVERSRGLAAGRLKSEKKSGLRVHGRTGEPCPVCGDTIREVSFSDSSLQYCPTCQTGGKPLADRRLSRLLK, encoded by the coding sequence ATGCCGGAACTGCCCGAGGTCGAAGCGCTCAAGGACTTCCTGACCGAGCACCTGACGGGACACGAGATCGTCCGGGTGCTGCCGGTCGCGATCAGCGTGCTGAAGACGTACGACCCACCGCTCACCGCCCTCCAGGGCCGCGAGGTCACCGCCGTGCGGCGCTACGGCAAGTTCCTCGCCCTCGCCACGGACGGCGGCCCGCACCTCGTCACCCACCTGGCCCGCGCGGGCTGGCTCCAGTGGAAGGACCGGCTGCCCGACGGCCCGCCCCGCCCCGGGAAGGGCCCGCTCGCGCTGCGGGTGGCCCTGGAGACCGGCGGCGGCTTCGACCTGACCGAGGCGGGCACCCAGAAGCGGCTCGCGGTGTACGTCGTGCGCGATCCCGGGGAGGTGCCCGGTGTGGCCCGGCTCGGCCCCGACCCGCTCGCCGACGACTTCGACGAGGCCCGCCTGGCCGTCCTGCTGGCCGGGGAGCGGCGGCAGCTCAAGGGCGCGCTGCGCGACCAGAGCCTGATCGCCGGCATCGGCAACGCCTACAGCGACGAGATCCTGCACGCGGCGAGGATGTCCCCGTTCAAACTGGCCGGCGCCCTCACCGCCCAGGAGACCACCCGGCTGTACGAGGCGCTGCGCACCACCCTCACCGACGCGGTCGAACGCTCCCGCGGTCTGGCCGCCGGACGGCTGAAGAGCGAGAAGAAGAGCGGGCTGCGGGTCCACGGCCGCACCGGCGAACCCTGCCCCGTGTGCGGTGACACCATCCGCGAGGTCTCCTTCAGCGACTCCTCGCTGCAGTACTGCCCCACGTGCCAGACCGGCGGCAAGCCGCTGGCCGACCGCAGGCTCTCCCGGCTGCTGAAGTGA
- a CDS encoding PP2C family protein-serine/threonine phosphatase, with protein MATGETGDGLLEEFLADPETPALDLTTAVARCSRALGLQHSVVYLADLQQRELVPLTDVASALSIDESLAGWTYRTQSLRVEEAEHGGMTAWLPLVDGAERLGVLAVHQPSLSPATLRRSRSLATLLAMMVTSRRAYKDTFVRRTRTEPMRLPAEMLRAFLPPRTIGTAHVVSTAVLEPAYDLGGDAFDHSLTESTLHASVFDAMGHNLASGLTTAVSMSACRNARRIGADLPELVKCVDDALTQWLPDQFCTGVLTQVDLAEGRLRWANCGHPAPLLIRGRRLQVDALERDADPPMGLPSLLAGRRRTIHEIGLQPGDRVLLYTDGVTEARTRDGDLFGLERFADEVIRATAARELAPETLRRLIHSILDAQPGRLRDDATIVLIEWWPPAR; from the coding sequence GTGGCGACGGGAGAGACCGGTGACGGTCTGCTGGAGGAGTTCCTCGCCGACCCGGAGACTCCGGCGCTGGACCTGACCACCGCGGTGGCCCGCTGCTCCAGGGCGCTCGGGCTCCAACACTCGGTGGTCTACCTCGCCGATCTCCAGCAGCGCGAACTGGTGCCGCTGACCGACGTCGCCTCCGCGCTGTCCATCGACGAGTCCCTGGCCGGCTGGACGTACCGCACCCAGTCCCTTCGCGTGGAGGAGGCCGAGCACGGCGGGATGACGGCGTGGCTGCCGCTCGTGGACGGCGCCGAACGGCTGGGCGTGCTGGCGGTGCACCAGCCCTCCCTCAGCCCGGCCACGCTGCGCCGCAGCCGCAGTCTCGCGACCCTGCTGGCGATGATGGTCACCTCCCGACGCGCCTACAAGGACACCTTCGTCCGGCGGACCAGGACCGAGCCGATGCGGCTGCCCGCGGAGATGCTGCGCGCCTTCCTGCCGCCCCGCACGATCGGCACCGCGCACGTGGTGTCCACGGCCGTCCTGGAGCCCGCCTACGACCTCGGCGGCGACGCCTTCGACCACTCGCTCACCGAGTCCACCCTGCACGCCTCGGTCTTCGACGCCATGGGCCACAACCTGGCCTCCGGGCTGACCACCGCGGTGTCGATGTCCGCCTGCCGCAACGCGCGGCGCATCGGCGCCGATCTGCCGGAGCTGGTCAAGTGCGTCGACGACGCGCTGACGCAGTGGCTGCCCGACCAGTTCTGCACCGGTGTGCTCACGCAGGTCGACCTCGCCGAGGGCCGGCTGCGCTGGGCCAACTGCGGGCACCCGGCGCCGCTGCTGATCCGGGGCCGGCGGCTCCAGGTCGACGCGCTGGAGCGGGACGCGGATCCGCCGATGGGGCTGCCGTCCCTGCTCGCCGGGCGGCGGCGGACGATCCACGAGATCGGCCTCCAGCCCGGGGACCGGGTGCTGCTGTACACGGACGGCGTGACGGAGGCGCGCACCCGTGACGGCGACTTGTTCGGCCTGGAGCGGTTCGCCGACGAGGTCATCCGGGCCACGGCCGCCCGCGAGCTGGCGCCGGAGACGCTACGCCGGCTGATCCACTCCATCCTGGACGCCCAGCCGGGCCGGCTGCGGGACGACGCGACGATCGTGCTGATCGAGTGGTGGCCGCCGGCGCGGTGA
- a CDS encoding zf-HC2 domain-containing protein has translation MSLERHRDVGAYALGVLDEAEAFHFEDHLMECPRCSSQVTEFGPVTRQLMLYRQATPRSVHPAAGPGARLLDRLLGEVLARRRARRRRLLYAVAATAVAVVAGPWVTLAALGGEPAGTRIEATDPRSGVWARVTAEDTASGSRVELKVADGAGPRVCRLVAVGHDGSEETLATWAVPRHDARETTVEGSAALHPGQIDRYEVRTAAGERLVALDPP, from the coding sequence ATGTCCCTGGAGAGGCATCGCGACGTCGGCGCGTACGCGCTCGGCGTGCTGGACGAGGCGGAGGCCTTCCACTTCGAGGACCACCTCATGGAATGCCCCCGCTGCTCGTCACAGGTCACCGAATTCGGGCCGGTGACGCGGCAGTTGATGCTCTACCGGCAGGCGACGCCGCGCTCGGTGCACCCGGCGGCCGGGCCCGGTGCCCGCCTGCTCGACCGGCTGCTCGGCGAGGTGCTGGCCCGCCGGCGCGCCCGGCGCCGCCGGCTGCTGTACGCGGTCGCCGCGACGGCCGTCGCGGTGGTGGCCGGACCGTGGGTGACGCTCGCCGCCCTGGGCGGGGAGCCCGCGGGCACACGGATCGAGGCGACCGACCCGCGGTCCGGGGTGTGGGCGCGGGTGACGGCCGAGGACACCGCGTCGGGCAGCCGGGTGGAGCTGAAGGTGGCGGACGGGGCCGGCCCGCGCGTCTGCCGGCTCGTCGCCGTCGGGCACGACGGTTCGGAGGAGACCCTGGCCACCTGGGCAGTGCCCCGGCACGATGCCCGGGAGACGACCGTGGAGGGTTCGGCGGCCCTGCACCCCGGCCAGATCGACCGCTACGAGGTGCGGACGGCGGCCGGGGAGCGGCTCGTGGCCCTCGACCCGCCGTGA